In Pseudomonadota bacterium, the DNA window GATTTTTCTGTATAACCCAGATATCTCCGCCCGTACCGTCAAATTGTTCGACCGCCGTTTCAGGTACAAGAAGAGGTTGCTCCAATGTCGCCGTATGTATAAAGATCTCTGCTTGCTCACCAAGGTAAAAATCCTTGGGACAGTCGCTACACGAGACATAGACGCGTCTTTCTTCGCTAACCCGATCACTCTCAATATCAATACGCGTAACTTTTCCGTCGAACTCTTTATGCGGCAAAGAGCGCAAACGCACACGCACGGATTGTCCGACAAGTATGCCTCCGGCGCGCGCCTCATCTATATATCCCAGCACCCACACTGTGCGCGGATCAACAAGCGTAAACACGGGGTCACCAGCAGAAATGACTGTTCCGAGCTCCTTGCGTCTTTCCACGACAAGTGCGTCATATGGCGCCTTTAAGACATGATGATCCAGAAGCGTCTTTTCAAGCTCGTATTGAGACTGTGCTTCAGCAAGCTCGGCCTTTGCCAGTGCAACATCATTACGGGCAATCTCCACTTCTGCAGTGGCAACTTCTTCATTCAGCTGTTTTTGCTCAGCCTCTTCTTCCCCGATACTCCCGCGCGGGAGCAATACTTTGGCTCTTTGATTACTGATTCTGTGGAAGTCCAAAATCGCTTTTAGTTTCGGGATCGTTGTTTGCGCCTTTTTTAATCTTGCCTCTGCAGCTTCAACTGCCGCCGCCGCCCGCATTGTTTTTGCTTGCTGTTCCGCGCTATGTAGCTGTGCAAGTACTGATCCTTCTTTAACGCTATCCCCATAATCCGCATCCAGCTCGACCAGTGCGGCTCCGACCTCAAATCCAATTCGTGAGATTGTTTTAGCTTCAACAGAGCCCAACCCGTAGACTTCTACCGTTACATTTTCATGAAGCGGCATGACATCAATGATCAACGGTTTGTTTTGGACAAAAGAAATCCCAGCAACAGCAAGGGCTGCAATAACAATCAAAATAAGGACACTTTTCCGATTACCTTTGCTCATATCTCATCCCCACTCAAAGATGCGTCTGCGTTCAGAAAAACGTTAATCTGTATAGAAAACAGCCGCTTTCCTTCATCAACAAGGTGAAAATTTTTATCGCTTACCGACCACCGGACCGCCAGCCCCTGTATAAAACCCATAACAAGATAGGCACAATCGGCGGCTTGTACATCGCGACGAAAAGAGCCGTTTTCCTGCCCCGCAACAATTATATTTACAATGTGCTTATGTAGCGTATGCATGATTTTCAGAAAAGCTTGGCGCAGTCCTCTGTTACCGGCATGCAATTCACGGGAAAACAGAATACTGGGGATCGCAGGAACGCTCTGAATAATCCGTAGTTGCGTCAATACCAGTGCCTGTAATTTCTCGACTTCATCTCTTTCAGAATTCAGCGCCCGCTTCCATTTTTTTTTCATTGCTTCTTCTATATGAGACGCCACAGCAAGCCAAAGCAAATTCATGCCTGAAAAATGACGAAAAATAGCCGGTTGGCTGATACCAATATCCCGGGCAACCATCGCAGCCGACAACCTGTCCGGCCCAACTTTCTCAGCCAGTTTTAAAGTTGTTAAAACAATTT includes these proteins:
- a CDS encoding efflux RND transporter periplasmic adaptor subunit; its protein translation is MSKGNRKSVLILIVIAALAVAGISFVQNKPLIIDVMPLHENVTVEVYGLGSVEAKTISRIGFEVGAALVELDADYGDSVKEGSVLAQLHSAEQQAKTMRAAAAVEAAEARLKKAQTTIPKLKAILDFHRISNQRAKVLLPRGSIGEEEAEQKQLNEEVATAEVEIARNDVALAKAELAEAQSQYELEKTLLDHHVLKAPYDALVVERRKELGTVISAGDPVFTLVDPRTVWVLGYIDEARAGGILVGQSVRVRLRSLPHKEFDGKVTRIDIESDRVSEERRVYVSCSDCPKDFYLGEQAEIFIHTATLEQPLLVPETAVEQFDGTGGDIWVIQKNRLHRISVVFGHKTLDGHLEITGGIDADAAIVATHLPGLRENRRVIIKKER
- a CDS encoding TetR/AcrR family transcriptional regulator; amino-acid sequence: MTVKKDIAERKTAELRKQEIVLTTLKLAEKVGPDRLSAAMVARDIGISQPAIFRHFSGMNLLWLAVASHIEEAMKKKWKRALNSERDEVEKLQALVLTQLRIIQSVPAIPSILFSRELHAGNRGLRQAFLKIMHTLHKHIVNIIVAGQENGSFRRDVQAADCAYLVMGFIQGLAVRWSVSDKNFHLVDEGKRLFSIQINVFLNADASLSGDEI